One Pectobacterium colocasium DNA segment encodes these proteins:
- the ogl gene encoding oligogalacturonate lyase, with translation MAKGNKIPLTFHTYQDSATGTEVVRLTPPDVICHRNYFYQKCFFNDGSKLLFGAAFDGPWNYYLLDLKEQSATQLTEGKGDNTFGGFLSPNDDALYYVKNTRNLMRVDLETLEEKTIYQVPDDWVGYGTWVANSDCTKMVGIEIKKEDWKPLTDWKKFQEFYFTNPCCRLIRVDLVTGEAQTILQENQWLGHPIYRPGDDNTVAFCHEGPHDLVDARMWFINEDGTNMRKVKEHAEGESCTHEFWVPDGSAMIYVSYLKDDSNRYIRSIDPVTLEDRQLRVMPPCSHLMSNYDGTLLVGDGSDAPVDVQDDGGYKIENDPFLYVFNLKTGKEHRIAQHNTSWEVLEGDRQVTHPHPSFTPDNKQVLFTSDVDGKPALYLAKVPDSVWN, from the coding sequence ATGGCCAAAGGTAACAAGATCCCCCTAACGTTTCATACCTACCAGGATTCAGCAACCGGCACCGAAGTTGTGCGTTTAACCCCGCCCGATGTTATCTGCCATCGCAACTATTTCTACCAGAAGTGTTTCTTCAATGACGGCAGCAAGCTGCTGTTTGGCGCTGCGTTTGATGGCCCGTGGAACTACTATCTGCTGGATTTAAAAGAGCAGAGCGCCACACAGTTGACGGAAGGCAAAGGCGACAACACCTTCGGTGGCTTCCTGTCCCCGAATGACGATGCGCTGTATTACGTTAAAAATACCCGTAATCTGATGCGTGTCGATCTGGAGACACTGGAAGAGAAAACGATTTATCAGGTGCCTGACGACTGGGTCGGCTACGGTACCTGGGTCGCCAACTCCGATTGCACCAAAATGGTCGGTATTGAGATCAAAAAAGAAGACTGGAAACCACTGACCGATTGGAAAAAATTCCAGGAATTCTACTTCACTAATCCTTGCTGTCGCCTGATTCGTGTCGATTTGGTCACGGGCGAAGCGCAGACTATCCTTCAGGAAAACCAGTGGCTGGGTCACCCAATCTACCGTCCGGGTGATGACAACACCGTAGCTTTCTGCCACGAAGGCCCGCATGACCTGGTTGATGCCCGTATGTGGTTTATCAACGAAGATGGGACCAACATGCGTAAAGTGAAAGAGCATGCTGAAGGCGAAAGCTGCACCCACGAATTCTGGGTGCCGGATGGTTCAGCGATGATTTACGTCTCTTACCTGAAAGACGATAGCAATCGCTATATCCGCAGCATCGATCCGGTTACGCTTGAAGATCGTCAACTGCGCGTCATGCCGCCGTGTTCTCACCTGATGAGTAACTATGATGGCACGCTGTTGGTCGGTGATGGTTCCGATGCGCCGGTCGACGTGCAGGACGATGGCGGCTATAAAATCGAGAACGATCCGTTCCTGTATGTTTTCAACCTGAAAACGGGCAAAGAACATCGTATTGCACAGCACAATACATCCTGGGAAGTGTTGGAAGGGGACCGTCAGGTGACTCACCCACATCCTTCTTTCACGCCGGATAATAAACAAGTCCTGTTTACTTCTGACGTAGATGGCAAACCTGCGCTGTATCTGGCGAAGGTTCCTGATTCCGTCTGGAATTAA